A genomic stretch from Primulina eburnea isolate SZY01 unplaced genomic scaffold, ASM2296580v1 ctg1146_ERROPOS100000, whole genome shotgun sequence includes:
- the LOC140820522 gene encoding probable U3 small nucleolar RNA-associated protein 11 produces MSSLRNAIPRKAHKERAQPHLRRKFGLLEKHKDYVIRARAYHQKEQTLLKLKEKAALRNPDEFYFKMIKTKTVGGVHKPESQANKYTNEELMLMKTQDIGYILQKLQTEKKKIERLNGMLHSLDNQSSSKHVYYAGNMEEAREVRKNVSEQGNPSAFKDLPKVILRY; encoded by the exons ATGTCTTCTTTGAGGAATGCTATTCCAAGAAAAGCTCACAAGGAGCGCGCTCAGCC GCATTTGAGAAGGAAATTTGGGCTGCTCGAAAAACATAAAGATTATGTCATTCGTGCACGAGCCTATCACCAGAAGGAGCAGACTTTACTG AAACTTAAGGAAAAAGCAGCATTGAGGAACCCAGATGAATTTTACTTCAAgatgattaaaacaaaaactgttggCGGAGTCCATAAACCTGA GAGCCAGGCTAACAAGTACACTAACGAAGAGCTGATGTTGATGAAGACCCAAGACATTGGATATATTTTGCAGAAACTTCAAACTGAAAAAAAG AAAATTGAAAGACTTAATGGTATGCTGCATTCTCTTGACAATCAGTCATCATCCAAACATGTTTATTATGCCGGCAACAT GGAGGAGGCAAGAGAAGTACGCAAAAACGTTTCAGAACAAGGGAACCCATCAGCTTTTAAAGACTTGCCTAAAGTTATTTTGAGGTACTGA